A DNA window from Amphiprion ocellaris isolate individual 3 ecotype Okinawa chromosome 8, ASM2253959v1, whole genome shotgun sequence contains the following coding sequences:
- the LOC111586673 gene encoding dystroglycan 1-like produces the protein MWPLQLFIDICWAAQRPFAMHYKRRDMSCGDAATSRLLSCRTIPLVMGLLATLAQGTVPEQQGTVVEMISVELEASMQSSVLSELQAAASSVGEGPPTAVPDFSAKNGGVHTGIPDSSAIVGQVFQLKVPPGPTHAGCSVHLTEMGKETLPSWLYWDKESCVLKGLALEQDKGVYHIRVSGKEIIEKTSSQVFPSTVFSIEVYPEERADTEPALLTLQSDVNGLQPFTCGSEEPVTVLTVILDADLTKMVAEQRVNLLGIMGKFSHVPVEHMRVVPVVNNRLFDMSAFMAGPGNAKKVVENGALLSWKVGCALDQGSIPDISSVQSSAKDGTMSARLGYPVVGWHIVNKKPHGVKRVRRQLYNTPTPVPSLLPPTIHQEPYSRVIPTPTSPSIAPATDNSAPPVRGPLPLPVKPTMRVRDPIAHTPVYGPPQPTKVLGTTSTIPIQPTITRPTFVEATALPTPPSTTKKPKPSATKKPRKPKTSTPSPREPKSTTAKPPRRTTPLSLAPELNQNPEIRNPIDQVTAWVGTYFEVKIASDAFYDREDGTTDKLRLTLKRTPKEPVSETSWIQFNSTIQLLYGLPEEQHEGNHEYFMLATDKGGKSIMDAFEVRVNRWSSNDKPSAVFAARFHGDPKTLSNDVHKKILLTKKLAYALGDRNSSTVTLRNITKGSIVVEWTNNSLQQSPCPKDQITILSNRISDPQGTPKLAFIKAMEPEFKPFNISIRGTNKCQSYTFIPPGEVPMPVLPTATPSPGTGRRNSDDVYLHTVIPAVVVAALLLIAGIIAMVCYRKKRKGKMTIEEQATFIKKGVPIIFADELDDSKSPPSSSIPLILQEEKPPLPPPEYPNMAGPHSTLLNQDLLEEYSVYQDDDPNAPPYQPPPPFTVPIEGKGSRPKNMTAYRSPPPYVPP, from the exons ATGTGGCCTCTTCAGTTGTTCATAGACATCTGTTGGGCAGCCCAAAGGCCTTTCGCTATGCACTATAAACGGAGAGACATGAGCTGTGGGGATGCTGCGACGAGCAGGCTTCTTTCGTGTAGGACTATCCCTCTGGTAATGGGGCTTCTGGCGACCCTGGCCCAAGGCACTGTGCCAGAACAGCAAGGGACAGTGGTGGAGATGATATCTGTGGAACTAGAGGCTTCCATGCAGTCCTCTGTTCTCTCAGAGCTCCAGGCTGCAGCGTCTTCAGTTGGTGAAGGGCCGCCTACAGCTGTCCCAGATTTCTCTGCAAAGAATGGGGGCGTACACACCGGCATCCCTGACTCCTCAGCAATCGTGGGCCAGGTGTTTCAGTTGAAAGTTCCACCAGGACCCACCCATGCAGGCTGCAGTGTCCAT CTCACTGAGATGGGAAAGGAGACTTTACCCTCCTGGCTATACTGGGACAAAGAAAGCTGTGTTTTAAAAGGTTTGGCTCTGGAGCAAGATAAAGGTGTGTATCATATCCGGGTGTCAGGCAAGGAGATAATTGAGAAGACCAGCAGCCAAGTGTTCCCCAGTACAGTCTTCTCTATTGAAGTATACCCAGAAGAACGGGCAGATACTGAGCCAGCCCTGCTCACTCTCCAGTCTGATGTCAATGGCCTGCAGCCTTTCACCTGTGGTTCTGAGGAGCCTGTCACTGTCCTCACTGTCATCTTGGATGCTGACCTGACAAAGATGGTTGCTGAACAAAGGGTGAATTTACTGGGCATAATGGGAAAATTCTCGCACGTGCCTGTGGAGCACATGAGGGTGGTTCCTGTTGTCAACAATCGCTTATTTGACATGTCTGCTTTCATGGCTGGACCAGGAAATGCGAAGAAGGTTGTGGAGAATGGGGCCCTGCTGTCATGGAAAGTTGGATGTGCCCTTGACCAGGGCAGTATCCCTGACATTAGCAGTGTTCAATCCTCAGCAAAGGATGGGACCATGTCAGCCAGACTTGGATACCCAGTTGTTGGCTGGCACATTGTCAACAAAAAACCCCATGGAGTGAAACGGGTCAGGCGGCAGTTGTACAATACTCCTACTCCAGTGCCCTCCTTGCTTCCTCCCACTATTCATCAAGAGCCCTATTCACGTGTGATTCCCACCCCAACTTCACCCTCTATTGCTCCAGCAACGGACAACTCTGCTCCCCCAGTCCGAGGCCCTTTGCCTCTTCCAGTGAAGCCTACAATGAGGGTCAGAGATCCGATAGCCCACACACCTGTTTATGGACCTCCTCAGCCCACCAAAGTTCTAGGAACTACAAGCACCATCCCTATTCAGCCTACAATCACTCGGCCTACATTTGTTGAGGCCACTGCTTTGCCGACACCTCCAAGCACCACCAAAAAACCTAAACCTTCTGCCACAAAGAAACCCAGGAAACCCAAAACCTCTACTCCATCTCCCCGGGAACCGAAGTCCACCACTGCTAAACCACCCAGACGCACAACTCCTCTTTCTTTGGCTCCAGAATTAAATCAGAACCCAGAGATCCGCAACCCCATTGATCAGGTGACCGCATGGGTTGGCACATACTTCGAGGTTAAGATTGCATCTGATGCATTCTATGACCGAGAGGATGGTACGACTGACAAGCTGCGCTTGACTTTAAAGAGAACACCCAAAGAACCAGTGAGCGAAACATCGTGGATACAGTTCAACAGTACTATTCAGCTCTTGTATGGCCTTCCAGAGGAACAGCATGAGGGGAATCATGAGTACTTCATGTTGGCTACTGATAAAGGTGGGAAGAGCATCATGGATGCTTTCGAGGTTCGAGTCAACCGTTGGTCTTCTAATGACAAGCCATCAGCTGTGTTTGCTGCTCGTTTTCATGGTGACCCCAAAACTTTAAGCAATGATGTCCATAAGAAGATTCTTTTGACTAAAAAGTTGGCTTATGCCCTTGGTGATCGGAACAGCAGCACAGTGACCCTTAGGAACATCACTAAGGGCTCCATTGTTGTGGAATGGACCAATAACAGTCTCCAGCAGAGCCCTTGTCCAAAGGACCAGATCACAATTCTCAGCAACAGGATCTCTGATCCCCAAGGGACACCTAAACTGGCTTTCATCAAAGCCATGGAGCCTGAATTCAAACCCTTCAACATCTCCATTCGTGGTACCAATAAATGCCAGAGCTACACTTTTATCCCACCAGGAGAGGTGCCTATGCCTGTTCTTCCTACAGCGACACCATCACCTGGAACAGGTCGAAGGAACAGCGATGACGTTTACCTGCACACTGTCATTCCTGCTGTAGTGGTAGCAGCCCTGCTGCTCATAGCTGGGATCATTGCTATGGTCTGCTACCGCAAGAAACGCAAAGGGAAAATGACAATAGAGGAGCAAGCCACTTTCATCAAGAAGGGAGTACCCATAATTTTTGCAGATGAGTTGGATGATTCCAAGTCACCCCCGTCCTCCAGCATCCCTCTTATCCTTCAGGAGGAAAAGCCcccacttcctcctccagaGTACCCCAACATGGCTGGTCCCCACAGTACCCTGCTTAACCAGGATCTGCTGGAAGAGTATTCAGTTTATCAAGATGATGATCCTAATGCTCCACCTTACCAGCCTCCACCACCATTTACTGTTCCCATTGAGGGCAAAGGCTCTCGCCCCAAGAACATGACCGCATACAGGTCACCACCTCCCTATGTGCCTCCCTAA